TCATAAAAACTCCCCCCATTTTTCACCTTTCTATCGCTAAACTATTTAATTGTGTACATTCCCTAACTTACCACATATATTCATTATACAATCAATGGCACAACCTTTCAACTTTACTCTCACTTTGCTAACAATGAAAATAATCTACAACTAACTAGATGCTACTATTGGATGTTATCGAGGGATAGTTTCGGTTTTCTCAATCAATTTTATACACAACCTTAAATCTCCTTCAAATAGTTTCTTCATTGTTTGGGGCAGGATAATTAATGTTTTTGACTCAAAATAAAAAACAGAAGTTTATCACAAACTTCTGCCTTCTCTGTTTATCTTATAATATGTTAATTAAACGTGCTTAAATATCTAGTAAATACCCATCCTTTAACACATATATTTTCATCATCTGTATATTCTATCAATGTCCAATTTCTATCCTTATTTAAAACTCTCACTGATTGTCCAAATTTTAAATTATATATAATCCTAGAATTTGTGGAATTACTAATTCTAACATTCAAACAATCTGCCTTAACAAATCTATATTCATTTAATGCCATTTTCACATTTGAATCTTGACTCAAATTGATATAAGACTCTTTTATTACTTCCTTTTTTATATCCTTTATAATCTTATTTTTATCATTATACATTTCATACTTGCCTTGAATTTCTTGAACCGTAGTATTTATTACTGCCTTTGCATAATCAACATAATATGCATAGATTGGATAAATAAGAAACGTTATTATTAAAAAAACAATTACTGGGTGCTTAGTTTTTATTTTTTGAAGAACGTTTACAGTATTTTCTTCCCAAGAAATATCACTACTATTACATGAATTGAGTTCATCTATAGTTTCATTTAAATAATCAATTGTTCCATCTTCATTTATTTTCACATTACTGAAGTCTATATCCTTAAAATGTTTAAACCAATTGTTTTGATACGGTTTCATCATTGCGCTAATACCTAATGCCTGTGTACTAAGTGCTGAA
This DNA window, taken from Clostridium estertheticum, encodes the following:
- a CDS encoding SH3 domain-containing protein, which translates into the protein MGNQEGNDEENEEASKKQFDKLDKQFKDIAGISARMTPLLGVSAMLGDMQSRWGKQFEDINRISASMTPVLGVSAVIADMQSRWGNQFKDINRISASMTAVSGVSAVIADMQSRWGKQLEDINRISASMSPVLGVSAVIAETQNNWGKQFKGLDNSMFSALTQTLGIVGKVTQLQNNWVNQFKDIGGISALSTQALGISAMMKPYQNNWFKHFKDIDFSNVKINEDGTIDYLNETIDELNSCNSSDISWEENTVNVLQKIKTKHPVIVFLIITFLIYPIYAYYVDYAKAVINTTVQEIQGKYEMYNDKNKIIKDIKKEVIKESYINLSQDSNVKMALNEYRFVKADCLNVRISNSTNSRIIYNLKFGQSVRVLNKDRNWTLIEYTDDENICVKGWVFTRYLSTFN